In Apteryx mantelli isolate bAptMan1 chromosome 18, bAptMan1.hap1, whole genome shotgun sequence, a single window of DNA contains:
- the EIF2S2 gene encoding eukaryotic translation initiation factor 2 subunit 2, whose translation MSGDEMIFDPTMSKKKKKKKKPFMLDEEGGDTQAEETQQSETKEVEPEPAEDKDVEADEEDSRKKDATDDLDDLNFFNQKKKKKKTKKIFDIDEAEEGVKDLKIEGDVPEAVEPEDDLDIMLGNKKKKKKNVKFPDEDEIMEKDEAFEDEDSKKDDGISFSLQSGPAWAGSERDYTYDELLNRVFNIMREKNPDMVAGEKRKFVMKPPQVVRVGTKKTSFVNFTDICKLLHRQPKHLLAFLLAELGTSGSIDGNNQLVIKGRFQQKQIENVLRRYIKEYVTCHTCRSPDTILQKDTRLYFLQCETCHSRCSVASIKTGFQAVTGKRAQLRAKAN comes from the exons ATGATTTTCGATCCTACTATgagcaagaagaagaagaaaaagaagaagcccTTCATGCTGGATGAAGAAGGAGGGGATACACAAGCGGAAGAAACTCAGCAGTCAGAAACAAAAGAAGTTGAACCAGAGCCAGCAGAGGACAAAGATGTGGAAGCAGATGAAGAAGACAGCAGGAAGAAAG ATGCAACAGATGACCTGGATGATTTAAACTTCTtcaatcaaaagaaaaagaagaaaaaaacaaaaaagatatttgATATAGATGAAGCAGAAGAAGGTGTAAAG gaCTTAAAAATTGAGGGAGATGTACCagaggcagtagaacctgaagatgACCTTGATATCATGCTGGgcaataaaaagaagaagaagaagaatgtaaAGTTTCCAGATGAAGATGAAATAATGGAGAAGGATGAAG CCTTTGAAGATGAAGATAGCAAAAAAGATGATGGAATTTCTTTTAGCCTTCAGTCAGGACCTGCGTGGGCGGGCTCGGAAAGGGACTACACATACGATGAG TTGCTCAATAGAGTATTTAACATCATGCGGGAAAAGAATCCAGATATggtagctggagaaaaaagaaaatttgtcatGAAGCCTCCGCAGGTTGTAAGAGTAGGGACCAAGAAAACATCTTTTGTCAACTTTACAGATATCTGCAAATT ATTACATCGTCAGCCAAAACATCTCCTGGCATTTTTGTTGGCAGAATTGGGTACAAG TGGCTCAATAGATGGTAACAACCAACTTGTAATCAAAGGAAGATTCCAGCAAAAACAGATAGAAAATGTCTTGAGAAGATATATCA aggAGTATGTCACCTGTCATACGTGTCGGTCACCAGACACAATTCTACAGAAGGACACCAGATTATATTTCTTGCAGTGTGAGACCTGCCACTCTCGCTGCTCCGTCGCCAGCATCAAAACTGGTTTCCAGGCTGTCACAGGCAAGAGAGCACAGCTCCGTGCCAAAGCTAACTAG